A part of Mesotoga infera genomic DNA contains:
- a CDS encoding DegV family protein, whose amino-acid sequence MIGVIVDSGCDLPESMKASDDVRVIPLKIILDGNEYRDNIDITASDLLQYMEVKFPKTSLPRQSEIGEAFDSLYEKGFREFLYIGISSGLSGTLGQVKTFVRDFSEKYSDVRVEVVDSKNISIGSGLLAMKGIDMVRRGVAFEEVVREIRDSVSKSKVFFCIPVLKFLKAGGRIGKVTATIGDFLDLKPVITVGEDGIYHSVSKERGMKRAVKASVKKLLHFIEGRKLLHIAAYTSDKSEKTREFFKMAVDEIEAAGISEIITGQISQSLVCHTGPGLIGVAAIFE is encoded by the coding sequence ATGATTGGAGTCATAGTCGATTCCGGATGTGATCTTCCAGAATCAATGAAAGCAAGTGATGACGTAAGAGTCATTCCATTGAAGATAATCCTCGATGGTAATGAATATAGAGACAACATTGATATCACCGCTTCAGATCTTCTTCAGTACATGGAAGTCAAGTTTCCAAAGACATCACTTCCAAGGCAGTCGGAAATCGGGGAGGCTTTTGACAGTCTTTACGAAAAGGGATTCAGGGAGTTCCTATACATCGGAATCTCAAGTGGATTAAGCGGGACTCTCGGTCAAGTGAAGACTTTTGTCAGAGACTTCTCCGAGAAGTACTCCGACGTAAGAGTTGAGGTAGTAGACTCAAAGAACATCTCGATTGGTTCAGGACTGCTTGCTATGAAGGGGATAGATATGGTCCGGCGAGGGGTGGCCTTTGAAGAGGTAGTGAGAGAAATCCGCGATTCTGTGAGTAAATCCAAGGTCTTCTTCTGCATACCTGTTCTAAAGTTTCTTAAGGCCGGAGGACGAATTGGAAAGGTTACCGCAACAATCGGGGATTTTCTCGATCTGAAGCCTGTAATAACCGTTGGCGAAGATGGGATCTATCACAGCGTTTCAAAAGAAAGAGGAATGAAGAGAGCCGTTAAGGCTTCGGTAAAGAAGCTCCTGCATTTCATTGAGGGCAGAAAATTGCTTCACATTGCCGCTTATACATCGGACAAAAGTGAGAAGACTAGAGAGTTTTTCAAGATGGCCGTAGACGAGATTGAAGCAGCAGGAATAAGTGAAATTATCACGGGTCAGATCT
- a CDS encoding beta-glucosidase yields MAAGFPEDFLWGVATAAYQIEGADLEEGKGPSIWSDFSHKPGRIDFGESGDVACDHYHRFTEDIDLMTALGLNSYRFSISWPRVLPKGRGPTNQKGIDFYDKLVDELLEREIQPVVTLYHWDLPLDLQARFGGWECRDISHYFADYSSMMFYRLGDRVKYWITLNEPYCSSHVSYLWGEHAPGKRDLKLSLSVAHNLLLSHGEAVRRFREDIKDGLIGLTNVSTFVEPVTDSEEDLSAAKIYDQFINGWFFKTPLTGEYPSELFAIFENAGLAPVIQSGDMEIISVPFDFWGINYYTRNLVRRDKSSILGAEVVQGELPKSEMGWEIYPEGLEGFLFKAYKEYGKKPIYITENGIACEDKSLGGSVEDHCRIEYLRQHFSAALNSIKGGVDLRGYFVWTLMDNFEWARGFSKRFGLVYVDYDNNLKRIPKKSFEYYRDFIGTL; encoded by the coding sequence TTGGCAGCGGGTTTTCCTGAGGACTTTTTGTGGGGTGTTGCAACGGCAGCTTATCAGATAGAAGGAGCCGATCTTGAAGAAGGTAAAGGTCCTTCAATTTGGTCGGATTTTTCTCACAAGCCTGGAAGGATAGATTTCGGGGAGAGTGGCGACGTTGCTTGTGATCATTATCATAGATTCACAGAAGATATCGATCTAATGACTGCACTTGGACTGAATTCTTATCGATTTTCCATATCCTGGCCGAGGGTACTTCCAAAGGGGCGTGGCCCGACAAATCAAAAGGGTATTGATTTCTACGATAAACTGGTCGATGAGCTTTTGGAAAGAGAGATACAACCTGTTGTCACTCTGTATCACTGGGATCTTCCTCTAGACTTGCAGGCGAGATTCGGAGGATGGGAGTGTAGAGATATCAGTCACTATTTTGCCGATTACTCAAGCATGATGTTTTACAGATTGGGTGACAGAGTAAAATATTGGATCACTTTGAATGAACCTTACTGCTCTTCTCACGTGAGCTATCTTTGGGGAGAACACGCTCCTGGAAAGAGAGACCTGAAACTCTCACTTTCTGTCGCTCACAATCTCTTGCTTTCTCATGGTGAAGCAGTGAGGCGTTTTAGAGAAGATATCAAAGATGGCCTGATCGGTCTTACAAATGTTTCTACGTTTGTTGAGCCTGTGACGGATTCAGAAGAAGATCTTAGTGCCGCAAAAATCTATGATCAATTCATTAACGGTTGGTTCTTCAAAACCCCGCTAACTGGTGAATATCCCTCAGAACTCTTTGCGATCTTTGAAAATGCTGGACTGGCGCCAGTTATCCAAAGTGGAGATATGGAGATCATCTCCGTCCCCTTCGACTTTTGGGGAATAAACTATTATACAAGAAACCTGGTTAGAAGAGATAAATCAAGCATACTTGGCGCCGAAGTCGTTCAAGGAGAACTGCCGAAGAGCGAGATGGGCTGGGAGATCTATCCGGAGGGCCTTGAAGGTTTTCTTTTCAAGGCCTACAAGGAGTACGGAAAGAAACCGATATACATTACCGAGAACGGTATTGCGTGCGAAGACAAGTCATTGGGCGGCTCCGTTGAAGATCATTGTAGAATTGAGTATCTGAGACAACATTTCTCCGCTGCTCTTAATTCAATAAAGGGAGGAGTGGATTTGAGAGGTTATTTTGTCTGGACCTTGATGGATAATTTTGAATGGGCGCGTGGTTTTTCGAAGAGGTTTGGACTGGTTTATGTAGATTATGATAATAATCTGAAACGTATTCCAAAGAAAAGCTTCGAATACTACAGGGATTTTATTGGAACACTGTGA
- a CDS encoding sodium ion-translocating decarboxylase subunit beta, whose amino-acid sequence MNLLSNFLIPAGNLIMFAIGGVLIFLAIKKQYEPMLLLPIGFGAFLTNIPGSSAIGEHGVLTILYEAGIANELFPALIFIGIGAMIDFGPLLQKPVMFFYGAAAQLGIFLTIIVAALLGFDIREAISIGIIGTADGPTSIYVASRLAIHMLGPISVAAYSYMALVPVVQPPIIKLLTTKEERRIRMDNRTEKVPKYVRILFPILVTLLAGIIAPVSVALIGMLMFGNLIRESGVLNKLSNAAQNELSNIITLFLGIAIGSTMTASAFLNQRTLLILLMGLIAFILDTMGGILFAKTFNLFRKQKINPMIGAAGISAFPMSARVVHRMGLEEDPNNFLIMYATGANVAGQIGSVLAGSIVLALFL is encoded by the coding sequence ATGAATTTGCTATCGAATTTTTTGATCCCCGCGGGAAATCTCATTATGTTTGCAATAGGTGGAGTTCTGATATTTCTGGCAATAAAGAAGCAATATGAACCGATGTTGCTTTTGCCGATAGGCTTCGGAGCATTTCTCACAAATATCCCGGGATCATCGGCTATCGGAGAGCACGGTGTCCTTACAATTCTCTATGAAGCCGGAATAGCAAATGAATTATTCCCTGCCTTGATTTTCATCGGAATAGGAGCGATGATAGACTTCGGACCTCTCCTGCAAAAACCCGTGATGTTCTTTTACGGAGCAGCGGCACAGCTAGGAATCTTTCTTACGATAATCGTAGCAGCCCTACTTGGATTCGATATCAGAGAGGCAATTTCGATCGGTATCATTGGCACTGCGGACGGCCCCACATCCATATATGTCGCAAGTAGACTTGCCATTCACATGCTCGGTCCTATTTCTGTCGCCGCGTACTCGTACATGGCTCTGGTGCCTGTAGTCCAGCCACCAATTATCAAGTTGCTTACTACGAAAGAAGAGAGAAGAATCAGAATGGATAATAGAACCGAGAAGGTTCCCAAGTACGTTAGGATACTGTTTCCAATACTCGTTACCCTTCTGGCCGGAATTATCGCTCCGGTTAGTGTTGCACTGATCGGAATGCTCATGTTCGGGAATTTGATAAGAGAATCCGGGGTCCTGAACAAACTTAGTAACGCTGCACAGAATGAGCTTTCCAACATCATCACTCTTTTTTTGGGAATCGCTATTGGCTCAACAATGACGGCAAGCGCGTTTCTAAATCAAAGGACTCTGCTGATTCTTCTCATGGGGCTTATCGCTTTCATACTCGATACCATGGGCGGAATTCTCTTTGCAAAAACATTCAACCTATTTAGAAAACAGAAAATAAACCCCATGATAGGCGCAGCTGGAATATCTGCCTTTCCGATGTCTGCCAGGGTTGTTCACAGGATGGGGCTTGAAGAAGATCCAAATAACTTCCTGATAATGTATGCGACTGGCGCAAACGTTGCCGGACAGATTGGTTCTGTTCTGGCTGGCAGTATAGTACTGGCACTTTTTCTGTGA